One part of the Oceanidesulfovibrio indonesiensis genome encodes these proteins:
- a CDS encoding metal ABC transporter ATP-binding protein → MTTPAVEIRDLWFSYGSEPVLQGVSMTLEHGKFLVMVGPNGGGKTTLIKCMLGLLVPTRGTVRILGRDPVRDTVPVGYVPQRIEAPSGLPVSVLDVVLMGLSRRGFTAFAKRREDRRKALNALERVQLSELAGRSFESLSGGQKQRALVARALVADPRILIFDEPTANIDPQGKLCLYELLASLAGEISVVLVSHDLVAASARVDALAAVNRKLILGSGRNVSEEMLTLLYGVHSHPCPMDDYLKGIASSFGEGLPTSRDTTCARNGCKCEDR, encoded by the coding sequence ATGACCACACCTGCCGTCGAAATACGCGACCTCTGGTTCTCATACGGGAGCGAACCCGTGCTCCAGGGGGTGAGCATGACCCTGGAGCACGGCAAGTTCCTCGTCATGGTCGGCCCCAACGGCGGCGGCAAGACCACGCTCATCAAATGCATGCTCGGCCTGCTCGTTCCCACCCGCGGCACGGTGCGGATTCTCGGGCGCGACCCGGTTCGGGACACCGTGCCGGTGGGCTATGTGCCGCAGCGCATCGAAGCCCCGTCCGGTCTGCCTGTGAGTGTCCTTGACGTTGTGCTCATGGGCCTGTCGCGCCGGGGATTCACCGCCTTTGCCAAACGCCGCGAGGACAGGCGCAAGGCCCTGAACGCCCTGGAGCGGGTGCAATTGTCCGAGCTAGCCGGCCGTTCCTTCGAGTCGCTCTCCGGTGGGCAGAAGCAACGCGCCCTGGTGGCCCGCGCCCTGGTGGCCGACCCGAGAATCCTCATCTTCGACGAACCCACGGCCAACATCGATCCGCAAGGCAAGCTGTGCCTCTACGAACTTCTGGCCTCCCTGGCCGGCGAGATAAGCGTGGTGCTGGTGAGCCACGACCTGGTGGCCGCCTCGGCGCGGGTGGACGCCCTGGCCGCCGTGAACAGAAAGCTCATCCTGGGCTCGGGCAGAAACGTGTCAGAGGAAATGCTCACCCTGCTGTACGGCGTGCACAGCCACCCCTGCCCCATGGACGACTACCTCAAGGGCATTGCCAGTTCGTTCGGCGAAGGGCTTCCCACGTCCCGCGACACCACATGCGCTCGCAACGGCTGCAAGTGCGAGGACCGTTAG